The Deinococcus malanensis sequence GGAGGGTTGGGATCCGGCGCGACAGCGTGTCGGCAATGCCCGCGTGACTTTTCATGATGGCCCATTCGGCAGGATCCAGCGGACCTGGCTTCAGCAGAATGTGATCAGGAACAGCCAGTTTTCCGATGTCGTGCAGATATGCGCCCTGGCGGAGGCCTTCGAGAGCGGCGTGATCCAGGCCCACAGCCTGCCCTAGGCGCAGGGCAAGGGCCACGACCCGCTCGGTGTGACCCGCGGTCTCAAAGTCACGCAGCTCCAGCGACAATCCCAGGGCCAGCATGGCGCCTTCGCGGGTGGCGGCAATATCCGCGATGTGCGCTTCGCGGTCCAGCGCACGCCCGATCAGTTCGGCCACACGCATCGTGAGTGGTACGCCCGCCGGCGGCAGTTCAGCCAGTGCATGCGTCCACAGCATAGCCACGGTTCCCACGTTGACTCCCCGTTCCCACACGGGAACAATCACCAGGCCGCGCAGCCCCGCAGCTGCCAACCACGCGGCTGCCCCGGTGAAGTCACCGGCGGTGCCCGTCAGGAACGCCGCCTCTCCAACAAGCTTGATCAGACTGTCCGCGCCTTCGGCCTGGGTGAAACGTGTCAGAAGTTCGGCGGATCCGGCGGGCCAGGTGCCGTCCCAGATCACCGCCTGTCTGTCAGGAAGGTTGAACACCGCAGCATCGGCGCCCAGGAAGGAGCGGCAGCTGGCCAGGGACTCGCGTGCGATTTGCATGGGATCCTCAGAGTGGCTGAGCTGCGACGAGAGATCGGCGAGCATCCGAAATTCCTGGGTGTGCCGCTGCTCCTGCTGGACCGCCCAGAGGTGCTCGAAGGCCAGCGCCCCGGCGGACGCGAGGGCGCGCAGCAGCCGGCCGTCGAGTTCCGTGAAGGTACGCGGCTCTTCCCGCAGGGCAAGCAGCGCGCCGATCGGTCCGCCGTCGGCACGCAGCAGCGGCGCCACAAGCATCGCTCCGGCCCGGGCGTGCGTCAGCTGATGGATCCGGGCGTCACCCAGCACGTCCTGGACGATCTGCACTTCAGCGCCGTCAATCGCGTGCCAGGTCAGTCCCGTGCCGCGGGGAATCGCGATGTGCTCCAGTTCAGCGTACGCCCCTGAGCCTGCCACCAGTGACAGGGCGTCACGAGCGGCGTCGTACCGGGCCACGGCCACGTGCTCCGTAGCGAGCAGCGCGCGGGATTCACCAACCAGGCGCCGTTCGAGTTCATCCTGACGGTGAATGTGACGCAGCGCGAAGTTCGCGTCGGCCAGGACTTCCAGTTCTCGAGTCCGGGCGTGTTCACGGGCGCGGCGGTGATGAACGGCGAGGATGGCGCCCGCCTGCGCGGCGAACTCTTCCGCCAGCCGCATTTCGTGGGCTTCGAAGGCCTGATCGGACGACAGGCTCTCCAGGTTGATCAGAGCGGTGACGCGGCCGTCAGCCACGACGGGAGCGCTGAGGCTCGCGCGGACATCCGAAAGGGAACCGTGCTCCCGGTACGTGTCAACCAGCGCTGCGGATCCGGAATGCTGATGAATGGCCACGGACCACTTCTCTATGTCCCGGCCGCGGATCACGCGGGCTTTCCCCGCCGCCCAGTCCTGGTCGTCGCCATGCCAGGCCCGCAAGGTCGCGTCCGGGTTCCTCAGGCCGAGCAACGCGTCCGAATACCCCACCTGAGCCTGGAGGACCTGCGCGTCACCCTCACGCACGAACAGCGTTCCCGCTTCAGCGCTGGGAACAGCGGCAATCACGGCACGCAAAAACGGCGTCCAGATGTCCTCGCCGGGAACGTCGCTGCTCATCAGGGACGAGGTGGCCCGCAACGCCTGCCACATCATCTCAGCGGTGATGCCCGCCTCGGCCTGGACAGGCCCCCGCGATAAGCTCAGCCCGCGCTTGGCGCGGTGCGCCATCTTGTCACGCAGCATGCGGTGGTCAGCAAGCCGCAGCAGGTCGTTGGGGGCGCCGGCGTCCACCGGAAACGCCGCGTGACCGACCGACGCACGCGCCTGCTGGAACCCTGACGCGCGCAGATGACCATTGATGTTCTGAACGGTGACGCGCAGCTCACTCCACACGAACTGGTCACCAGTCAGCAGCACGAGAAATTCATCGCCGCCAAGGCGGTACACGCTGGCCGGCACCGGAAATTCCTGGTGCAGGGTCCGCGCGAACAGACGCAGGAGCCGGTCGCCCTGCTCATGCCCCTGGGTGTCATTCACGGCCTTCAGGTCGTCCAGATCAAGCAGCAGCAGATGAACGGCCTCGCCGGTCCGAGCGGAGTGCGCCAGGGTCAGGTTAAAGTCCTCGTCAAACGCCTGACGGTCACGCAGGCCGGTCAGGAGGTCGGTGCAGGCCGCGCCCCTCACGCGGTGAGGCGGAAGTCCGCTCTCCTCCGGAGGAATGAGAGGCGCGTCACCGTGCTTGAAGCAGGCTCGGAGATACTGCGCCGTTCGGTCCGGCACCGGGCTGCCTGCCGCGGCCGCCAGATGGATGAGTCGCTCCACTTCATCGTTCAGCTGCGTCACGCGGAGATCTGCTGCCTCCTGGCCATTGTTCAACCCCGGTTCGGTCACGAACGCACCTTCTGTCGAGCCGGGGTTGCAGAACAGGCCGACTGGGTCACAGGGCTGGCTCCCGGCTCGTGTCGCGCTTCAGGACACACATTCCCCTCAGAGTAGGCGAAGGTCATATCATGCGTCTTACTTGGAGTGCACCCTCATTACCGGGCCACGAGGCAAGACACTTCGCCCTGGTCAGCCGCTACGCTGACCATACCGCGAAGGAGTCAGCATGCCCGGACGTCATCACAGCCGAGAGTTCAAACTTGAAGTGGTCAGCCAGATCAACACCGGCCAGCGCAGTACCGCTCAGCTCAGCCGCGAGCACTCACTCGCCCCAAGTCTGATTCACCGTTGGCGTAAAGAGGTCGAGGCGCGCGGCGTCGCCGCATTCACCGATGGAGCAGCGACAGATCGCAGTGCTGAACTGAGAATCGCAGAGCTGGAACGGTACTGCGGCCAGTTGTCACTGGAGAACCCGCTGTTAAAAAAGTCCTTATCGACGTACCGCTCGAACAGCGGCACCAAATGATTCAGGATGCGCGCGGCGCGCATCCTGAGGTGTCGGTACGTTGCCTCTGTCGGTTGCACGACGTCAGCCGTTCCTGGTACCTCCAGCGGCAGGGCACACAGGTTACCGACCGGGATCAACCCCTGGCCGAGGAGATCGAGGCCGTAGTGCTGAAGTGGAGCGGCTATGGGTATCGCCGCGTGACCTGCGAATTAGCCCGCCGGGGACTTTGGGCGAACCACAAGCGTGTCCTCCGCGTGATGCGGGAACGCCGACTCTGGTGCCGACCCAAGCGTCGGCACCAGGCGACGACCGATTCCGCACACCAGGGCGCCCGCTTTCCTAATCTGCTGCCCGAGATGGTTGCCGACCGGCCCGATCAGGTCTGGCAGGCCGATCTCACCTACGTGAGGGTGCAGGCGGGCTTCGTGTATCTGGCGTGTGTGCTGGACAGCTTTACTCCCGAGATCGTGGGGTGGGCGATGTCGAACATGATGGACGTGGCGTTGCCCCTGACGGCTCTGGACAACGCGCTGACAGCGCGTTGTCCTCCTCCTGGCCTGCTGCATCACTCGGATCAGGGGTCGCAATACGCCAGTCGGTGCTATATCGATCGGTTGAGGGCGATGGGCATCAGGCCAAGTATGTCCTGGTCAGGAAATCCCTATGACAATGCTCGGATGGAGACTTCTGCAAGTCCAACATGGAAAACAACGTCGCCGTGTCGCATAGCGTGAAAATCAAGACGGTGAAGAACAAGATCGCCCCGCCGTTCAAGGAAGTCGAGCTGACCCTGCGGTACGGTCACGGCTTTGACGCTATGGATGACCTGGTCACACTCGCGACCAACTTCAAGGTCATCAAGAAGGCTGGCAGCTTCTACTCCTATAACGACGAGCGGATCGGGCAGGGCAAGGAGAAGGCAGTGGCCTTCCTGAGTGAACGCCCTGACCTGCTCGAGGAGATCCGTGCGCGGGTGCTCGAACCGATGTGCGGCGGCCCAGCAGCCAAGACCACCGACGCAGAATCTACCCTCACCGCCTGACGATCAAACTCAAGCGACCCCCCGGACCGAAAGATCCGGGGGGTCGCTTCTGGTGCTGAACCCCACCGTGACACCCGTGTCATGACGTGCTACGTAAACTCAACGCATCAACAAGTTCAATCCGCCCGAGTGAAGGCGGTTCTCCAGCCCTGCCTCGGTGCAGGGCTTTTCCCATGCTCACATCAACATTCTCGCCAGACCAGAACAACGAACCCTGGTACGTTGAGAGGTGCTCAAGTTTCGTCGCCCACGCCAGTCAGACAGCACCCCGCCCGCAACACAAGCTCCACCTCGCCCTCACGGAGCACGCATCAGCGACCAGTTCGAAAGCGAGGTCCACACGGCCCTCCAGAACGTCCCCTATGACGTCCGACCCGACATGCTCCTCGAAGACTGCGTCGCGCTGACCTTCGCGAGAGGTCTTGACTGACACGCATGCACCCCACGCTCGGGTGAGCGGATCCCTTATGCCGCCCGATCCGATTCGTGAGCGCCTCCCGGAAGGCCTCTGGGTGGATCACGAGCAGCACTCCGCTGTACCGCACCAGCCTGGCGTCCGGTTTCGGTCCTGAACCGGGGAGGATTTCGTGGGGTCCGTACGTGACCTGCAGAACGTGGAAGCCGTACGTACCGCCGAGCCCCTGCAGGAGTCCCGCACGAGCGCACGTGAGCAACTCGAATCGCAGCAGCGTGCGCCCCCTAGTTCCCGCGCGCGATGGCGGGTGGGTGCGCGAGGGCCGCCGTGGCCAGTTCGACGGCCTCCTCGAACCCGCCGTGCCCGTCGTACCCGGCCTGGCTGTTCAGGAGGGCCCGGTACGCGACCGCGTACACGTTCCTTCGCATCTCGGTGTCGTTCAGGGTCTCGACGAACTGGTCACTCGCGAGCAGGTTGCCCAGGTGGCGGGCTTCCACGCCGGCACTCGTGGTGTCCTGCTGCTCGGGCACGTGCGCGACCAGGTGCACGGTGCGCTCCTGCGGGTCCAGGGTGAACGCGAGTTGCGCGCGGGTCTGCGCGAGCACGGTGGGCGTGAGGGCACGGACGGCGTCCACGATGTGGTTGGCCATCAGGGCGAGGTTGTGGCGGTCCTGGAAGGGGAACTGCTCGGTGAGTTCCATGCCGATCATGACGCGGGTGGTGTCGTCGGTCAGTTGGGGCAGTTGGCTGGTGGCATCGAAGTCGAAGTCGAAGTCGGTCATGGGTTCAGCCTCCACTGGGAGAGGGGGTCAGGGCAAGCGGCTGTAAGCGCATCAGCTGGCCTGGAGGGCAAGGGGGCTCATGACCTGCTGGAGTGCGGCCGCGAGGCGCCGGCGGTCGTCCATGGTGATCAGGAACTGGCTACTGAGGCTGGGGGAGCCATGCGGTCGAACGGCGCCCAGGGTGAGGGTGGCGGCACCGGCGTGAATGAATGCGACGCCCTGCTGTGCGGGGAGGAGGTCGTGCACGGTTCCGGTCGTGCCTTCCTGGAGGAAGGCGCGCAGGCGCGGGATGAGGTGCTCGGGGCACGCGCCGGTGAGTTCGGCGGAGATGCCGTTGAAATCGGTGATCAGGGTGAGGTGAACGGAGTGCTCAGAGCGGTGATGCTCGACGAGGAGGACCGCCCCGAAATCCGTCAGGACGAGCTGGGCAGTCGGCGGGTGAGTGGAGATCATGCTTCGCAGGGTGATGGGGCGCATGTGTGCCAAGCAATCAGGAGCTGCAGATGACGTTCCGCGACATGTGCAGCACGGCGTGCACTTGACTGGGGCGTGGGACCGCGCAGGGTGACGAACATGCGCGCGGACAGGTCCGGGGTGAGCTGTCAGACCCCGCATCCCCCTTGAAGGCGGGACTTCAGGCCACTGCCGGACCTCCACTCATTCACGTCCAGGGCATAGCCTTCGTAGTACGCGCCGAATGTCACGACTTCCATGCGTCCGTCCCCGTTCAGGTCAGCGATGCCGGCCAGCCGGTACAGGGTCGCCATGGGCATGGGTTGATCCGAACCCGGGTCCCAGGGCGTGCGGGGGGCGAGGTGCTCTCCGAGTACGGTGGTCACGACCCGGCCGTTCATCACCTGCCGGAGCAGGAGCAGGCTGTAGTCGCCCGGCATGCCGACAGGCGGTGGGTCCAGGCCCTGACGTCCGGCAAAGTGCGCGGCTTCCAGGATGACTTCCTGGGTGCCATTGCCGTCCAGATCCGTGCGGGTCACACCCAACACGTTGACCTTCGCGCCGGTCAGGCCGCGCCTAGTCAGTTCCGCGCGCACAATCTCGCGGTAGGTCGGGTTGTTCGTGGGCACGCTGACGACCGGGCGGGGGTGCCCCTTGACCGTGCCGGGAACGAGCAGCCGGAAGGGACCGGAGGCCAGGCCCGGCGTGAGGCGGACAGCGTAAGCGGACATGCACGGATCCCCGAACGATTCCGCGCGACCTCCCGTAACTGGCGTGGCAGGGCCGGAAACCGGCCGGTAGGTTTCCCCGGCACGAGTGCGGGGGGCGGCCTGGACGGCAGGGAGCCAGCCACTTCCTGTCCAGGCGCCCAGCAATTCCGCCTGGTCGGCACCTGGGAGCTGCACGAGGACAGGCGCGAAGGCCCCTGCAGGGATGGACCATGCGGAAGCCACCGTCAGCAGGATCGGGAGCAGAACATGTCGCATGCTTCACCGTAAGCCACAAGCACCTGTCCGTGGTTACGGATGATACTCGGGTCTTTCGAACTCCTCCCGGCGGGCTTGTGGGACGAACTCCAGGTGCGGGACGACGCGCAGAGCATTCCCTGCAAGACATCCGCGTGGCCAGGACCCAATCAGGCC is a genomic window containing:
- a CDS encoding HD domain-containing phosphohydrolase; the encoded protein is MTQLNDEVERLIHLAAAAGSPVPDRTAQYLRACFKHGDAPLIPPEESGLPPHRVRGAACTDLLTGLRDRQAFDEDFNLTLAHSARTGEAVHLLLLDLDDLKAVNDTQGHEQGDRLLRLFARTLHQEFPVPASVYRLGGDEFLVLLTGDQFVWSELRVTVQNINGHLRASGFQQARASVGHAAFPVDAGAPNDLLRLADHRMLRDKMAHRAKRGLSLSRGPVQAEAGITAEMMWQALRATSSLMSSDVPGEDIWTPFLRAVIAAVPSAEAGTLFVREGDAQVLQAQVGYSDALLGLRNPDATLRAWHGDDQDWAAGKARVIRGRDIEKWSVAIHQHSGSAALVDTYREHGSLSDVRASLSAPVVADGRVTALINLESLSSDQAFEAHEMRLAEEFAAQAGAILAVHHRRAREHARTRELEVLADANFALRHIHRQDELERRLVGESRALLATEHVAVARYDAARDALSLVAGSGAYAELEHIAIPRGTGLTWHAIDGAEVQIVQDVLGDARIHQLTHARAGAMLVAPLLRADGGPIGALLALREEPRTFTELDGRLLRALASAGALAFEHLWAVQQEQRHTQEFRMLADLSSQLSHSEDPMQIARESLASCRSFLGADAAVFNLPDRQAVIWDGTWPAGSAELLTRFTQAEGADSLIKLVGEAAFLTGTAGDFTGAAAWLAAAGLRGLVIVPVWERGVNVGTVAMLWTHALAELPPAGVPLTMRVAELIGRALDREAHIADIAATREGAMLALGLSLELRDFETAGHTERVVALALRLGQAVGLDHAALEGLRQGAYLHDIGKLAVPDHILLKPGPLDPAEWAIMKSHAGIADTLSRRIPTLPDEARQVIRHHHERWDGAGYPDGLAGADIPLVARIFAVVDTYDALTNQRPYKPAWSASEALSEIQRKSGEMFDPRIVKVFCALARASGLPPEHRAGAHYPQKETP
- a CDS encoding transposase, coding for MPGRHHSREFKLEVVSQINTGQRSTAQLSREHSLAPSLIHRWRKEVEARGVAAFTDGAATDRSAELRIAELERYCGQLSLENPLLKKSLSTYRSNSGTK
- a CDS encoding IS3 family transposase → MIQDARGAHPEVSVRCLCRLHDVSRSWYLQRQGTQVTDRDQPLAEEIEAVVLKWSGYGYRRVTCELARRGLWANHKRVLRVMRERRLWCRPKRRHQATTDSAHQGARFPNLLPEMVADRPDQVWQADLTYVRVQAGFVYLACVLDSFTPEIVGWAMSNMMDVALPLTALDNALTARCPPPGLLHHSDQGSQYASRCYIDRLRAMGIRPSMSWSGNPYDNARMETSASPTWKTTSPCRIA